The following proteins come from a genomic window of Paludisphaera rhizosphaerae:
- a CDS encoding sulfatase, whose protein sequence is MNPFRALPVSIAFLFAAASAGAQERPNVVFILCDDLGVDDLSCYGRKDQPTPNLDRLAAGGARFTSAYCGLSICSASRAAIMTGKAPARVHITTFLPGRPNAPSQKLLHPEITMNLPSSEVTLAERFKAAGYATGIFGKWHLGNAKGSNPTDQGFDEAFLPGGDSEPSATEGGKNEYAITNRAIDFIERRKAEPFFAYVAHHTPHIRLAAKPELIPKHADAFNPVYAAMLETLDDTVGLILATLEKNDLTKNTVVIFTSDNGGLHVLEGGVVSTHNTPFRAGKGYLYEGGLRIPLIVSWPGRIPSAVIAEPTVNMDLTPTLMELCGLPAPAEPGLDGLSIAPRLRGGSAGSPRTFAFHFPHYTNQGSKPAGAIREGDWKLIEYYDDGHLELYDLAADPDERTNLAARNLDRAKVMQLKLADWRTSIGAQFNTPNPDFKPALAKPLYVDFDASAVRPLATAVETAKIFEAWRKLMNAAVAGAQAARKAG, encoded by the coding sequence ATGAACCCGTTCCGAGCCCTACCGGTCTCGATCGCCTTCCTGTTCGCCGCTGCCTCGGCCGGGGCGCAGGAGCGGCCCAACGTGGTGTTCATCCTGTGCGACGACCTGGGGGTGGACGACCTGAGCTGCTACGGGCGGAAGGACCAGCCGACCCCGAACCTCGATCGTCTGGCGGCGGGTGGGGCGCGATTCACCTCGGCGTATTGCGGCCTCTCGATCTGCTCGGCCTCGCGAGCGGCCATCATGACGGGCAAGGCGCCGGCGCGGGTGCATATCACCACGTTCCTCCCCGGCCGGCCGAACGCCCCGTCGCAGAAGCTGCTGCATCCTGAGATCACCATGAACCTCCCCTCGTCCGAGGTCACCCTGGCGGAGCGGTTCAAGGCGGCCGGCTACGCGACGGGGATCTTCGGGAAGTGGCACCTCGGCAATGCGAAGGGCTCGAATCCGACTGATCAGGGGTTCGATGAGGCGTTCCTGCCGGGCGGCGACTCCGAGCCGTCGGCGACCGAGGGGGGCAAGAACGAGTACGCGATCACGAATCGGGCGATCGACTTCATCGAACGTCGGAAGGCGGAGCCCTTCTTCGCCTACGTCGCGCATCATACGCCCCACATCAGGCTCGCCGCGAAGCCCGAACTGATCCCCAAGCACGCCGACGCCTTCAACCCCGTCTACGCCGCGATGCTGGAGACGCTCGACGACACGGTCGGCCTGATCCTGGCGACGCTCGAGAAGAACGACCTGACGAAGAACACCGTCGTGATCTTCACGTCCGACAACGGCGGCCTCCACGTCCTGGAAGGGGGCGTGGTTTCCACCCACAACACGCCGTTCCGCGCGGGCAAGGGCTATCTCTATGAAGGGGGTCTGCGGATTCCGCTGATCGTCTCATGGCCGGGACGGATCCCCTCGGCGGTGATCGCCGAGCCGACGGTCAACATGGACCTGACGCCGACCCTGATGGAGCTTTGCGGCCTCCCCGCGCCGGCTGAGCCGGGTCTCGACGGCCTGAGCATCGCCCCCCGCCTGCGAGGCGGATCGGCCGGATCGCCTCGCACCTTCGCCTTCCATTTCCCCCACTACACGAACCAGGGGAGCAAGCCCGCCGGCGCCATCCGCGAAGGCGACTGGAAGCTGATCGAGTATTACGATGACGGCCATCTCGAACTCTACGACCTGGCCGCCGACCCCGACGAACGGACCAACCTCGCCGCCAGGAACCTCGACCGTGCGAAGGTGATGCAGTTGAAGCTGGCCGATTGGCGGACGTCGATCGGGGCTCAGTTCAACACGCCCAACCCCGACTTCAAGCCCGCGCTCGCCAAGCCGTTGTACGTCGATTTCGACGCCTCCGCCGTCCGCCCCCTGGCCACCGCCGTCGAGACCGCGAAGATCTTCGAGGCCTGGCGAAAGCTGATGAACGCGGCCGTCGCCGGAGCCCAGGCCGCGAGGAAGGCCGGTTGA
- a CDS encoding DUF6209 family protein: MQHVETDSRAQMIFTRNFREEIRGAFRAGSTALIRFDPFRVVPPHDDYKFGDPARPVEAHLRYKENAPFQATRLVSWVGEPDHIPQMAVIRAPKLLGDADIPADADWVEVYFTYQDAGGRIYYDSNWGKNYRFRFYQIEIHVIDSTIVVQPSRPLNEFLATVAAAPVVDRLIARYRILNSPTPLAETAVDLVRTEKLDEHGHVIWTTQGVQVPNQAVVVYDLIYYAEGRPFRDDNQGRYFVAALPDVRKKAGY, from the coding sequence GTGCAACACGTTGAAACCGATTCGAGAGCCCAGATGATCTTCACCCGGAACTTCCGAGAGGAAATCCGGGGCGCCTTCCGGGCCGGTTCGACGGCCCTGATCCGCTTCGACCCGTTCCGCGTCGTCCCTCCCCACGACGACTACAAATTCGGCGACCCTGCGCGGCCGGTCGAGGCCCACCTCCGCTACAAGGAGAACGCCCCCTTCCAGGCCACCCGGCTCGTCAGTTGGGTCGGCGAGCCCGACCATATTCCTCAGATGGCCGTCATTCGCGCTCCCAAGCTCCTGGGAGACGCCGACATTCCGGCCGACGCCGACTGGGTGGAAGTTTATTTCACCTACCAGGACGCCGGCGGCCGGATCTACTACGACAGCAACTGGGGCAAGAACTACCGCTTCCGGTTCTACCAGATCGAGATCCACGTCATCGACTCGACGATCGTGGTGCAGCCCTCTCGGCCTCTCAACGAGTTCCTCGCCACCGTCGCCGCCGCTCCCGTCGTCGATCGCCTGATCGCGCGTTATCGCATTTTGAACTCGCCGACGCCCCTCGCCGAGACGGCCGTCGACCTCGTCCGCACGGAGAAGCTCGACGAGCACGGGCATGTGATCTGGACGACTCAGGGAGTCCAGGTGCCCAACCAGGCCGTCGTCGTTTACGACCTCATCTACTACGCCGAGGGTCGTCCGTTTCGAGACGACAACCAGGGACGCTACTTCGTCGCCGCGCTTCCCGACGTCCGCAAGAAAGCCGGCTACTGA
- a CDS encoding TIM-barrel domain-containing protein, with product MPHQYVYVHSFTPNNGDWKPIGDIVNTRRTGDAIDLDMSTPGMSLRVSFLGPTCFRVRFRPVVTPDYTTETSFAVVERDLTGGVPLSLVVNKGGDHLDVDTGSIQVRINLKPYGIQVFRGGQLISADMPGYNLVYIPFQEVVANFKTYPANARYCGFGSKAGAQLFKNEFTMTFFNFDNFSYNSAPALPESEGNNPLNPSEPLYCSVPLLLEVNPSPIGDFAGDPYAYGVFFDNPAQSYFNIGASDYSDMYGKYYFGALYGEMDYYFMAGDDVRGVLAQYTTLTGRSPMPPKYVFGFHQGAYGYFDSATLSAAANGYRAAAIPLDGLHIDVDFQDNYRTFTHSEIKFPNAARYLSGLHDHGFKCSTNITPLLTDNMFDEKGDMAAYDQLQAMNTAGGLLASQFFPGEDPAPSNPDPLFLGDVSYGDNFGSNTYFTAYPPKVFRNGSMALGAQGRYSDYSRAKVRKAWGRQYKHLIQDLKMDMIWQDMTCPALNVVGATQPKTFPLSLMQNPDAGPPVPNAVIHNAYALTLLIGTWDGIQTLRSEVADKTRNFIIARGGYAGMQRYAGLWTGDSPSSWDYLRVNVPQVLNLGLSGIPINGADIGGFATGSGSVGQGRIEGSKVVGQITNYELFTRWMHAGAFLPWFRNHYNGYVKEFQEAFRYQEPVPTNCRKYVELRYRLLQLFYDAMFEWTQTGVPVSRALFVNDPHDPNVYDPRWADSEFFVGRDLLIAPIIEQHETASPPSPPIRQVYLPARSDWYSFKDNRAKLEAPVTGGIPAFDYFAPLDLVPIYVRAGAILPTRELEQYVGQLPQNPLTLNIYPGPDSSYRLYLDDGITTDAAENEVFRITEVSHKSVAGGQEIRVHRLKDGFTPREPFYFIALPGTRRPSTVSVGGAALPDVGSPENLTGSAADAYYWNPSIEVTFIKVFDSLPDVTVTALFL from the coding sequence GTGCCCCATCAGTACGTCTACGTCCACAGCTTTACGCCGAACAACGGCGACTGGAAGCCGATCGGCGACATTGTCAACACGCGTCGAACCGGCGACGCGATCGACCTCGACATGTCCACGCCGGGGATGAGCCTCCGCGTCTCCTTCCTCGGGCCGACTTGCTTTCGGGTCCGTTTCCGACCGGTCGTCACTCCCGACTACACCACGGAGACCTCCTTCGCGGTCGTCGAACGCGACCTGACGGGGGGCGTGCCGCTCTCTCTGGTCGTCAACAAGGGGGGCGATCATCTCGACGTCGACACCGGCTCGATCCAGGTCCGAATCAACCTGAAGCCGTACGGGATCCAGGTCTTCCGCGGCGGCCAGTTGATCAGCGCCGACATGCCGGGCTACAACCTCGTCTACATTCCCTTTCAGGAGGTCGTCGCGAACTTCAAGACCTACCCCGCCAACGCGCGCTATTGCGGGTTCGGCTCGAAGGCGGGCGCCCAGTTGTTCAAGAACGAATTCACGATGACGTTCTTCAACTTCGACAACTTCTCCTACAACAGCGCGCCCGCGCTCCCCGAGAGTGAGGGGAACAATCCGTTGAATCCCTCCGAGCCCCTGTATTGCTCGGTCCCGCTGCTGCTCGAAGTCAATCCGAGCCCGATCGGCGACTTCGCGGGCGACCCGTACGCGTACGGCGTCTTCTTCGACAATCCGGCTCAGTCCTATTTCAACATCGGGGCGAGCGACTACTCCGATATGTACGGCAAGTATTACTTCGGCGCGCTCTACGGGGAGATGGACTACTACTTCATGGCCGGCGACGACGTTCGCGGCGTCCTCGCGCAATACACGACGCTCACCGGCCGGTCGCCCATGCCGCCCAAGTACGTCTTCGGCTTCCACCAGGGGGCGTACGGCTACTTCGACTCCGCCACCCTTTCGGCCGCCGCCAACGGCTACCGCGCCGCCGCGATCCCGCTCGACGGCCTTCATATCGACGTTGACTTTCAGGACAACTATCGCACCTTCACCCATAGCGAGATCAAGTTTCCGAACGCCGCCCGATACCTCTCCGGCCTGCACGACCACGGTTTCAAGTGCAGCACCAACATCACCCCGCTGCTGACCGACAATATGTTCGACGAGAAGGGCGACATGGCGGCCTACGATCAACTCCAGGCGATGAACACCGCCGGGGGTCTGCTCGCGAGCCAGTTCTTCCCGGGCGAGGACCCGGCCCCCTCAAACCCCGATCCCCTCTTTCTCGGCGACGTCAGCTACGGCGACAATTTCGGGAGCAACACCTACTTCACCGCCTATCCCCCCAAGGTGTTCAGGAACGGGTCGATGGCGCTGGGCGCCCAGGGGCGCTACAGCGACTACTCGCGTGCGAAGGTCCGCAAGGCCTGGGGGCGGCAGTACAAGCACCTGATCCAGGACCTCAAAATGGACATGATCTGGCAAGACATGACATGTCCGGCCCTGAACGTCGTGGGAGCGACTCAACCGAAGACCTTCCCGCTGTCGCTGATGCAGAACCCCGACGCCGGCCCCCCCGTGCCCAACGCCGTCATCCACAACGCTTACGCCCTCACGCTCCTCATCGGGACCTGGGACGGAATTCAGACCCTCCGCAGCGAGGTCGCCGATAAGACGCGCAACTTCATCATCGCCCGGGGCGGTTACGCCGGCATGCAGCGCTACGCCGGCCTCTGGACGGGCGACTCCCCGTCGAGCTGGGATTATCTCCGTGTCAACGTCCCCCAGGTGCTCAACCTGGGCCTCTCCGGCATCCCGATCAACGGCGCGGACATCGGCGGCTTCGCCACGGGTTCCGGATCGGTCGGCCAGGGCCGCATCGAAGGCTCGAAGGTCGTCGGTCAGATCACCAACTACGAGCTTTTCACGCGCTGGATGCACGCCGGGGCCTTCCTTCCCTGGTTCCGCAACCACTACAACGGTTACGTGAAGGAGTTCCAGGAGGCCTTCCGCTACCAGGAGCCCGTGCCGACGAACTGTCGCAAGTACGTCGAGCTGCGGTATCGGCTCCTTCAGCTCTTCTATGACGCCATGTTCGAGTGGACCCAGACGGGCGTACCCGTCAGCAGGGCTCTGTTCGTCAACGACCCTCACGACCCGAACGTCTACGACCCGCGCTGGGCCGACAGCGAGTTCTTCGTCGGGCGAGACCTGCTCATCGCCCCGATCATCGAGCAGCACGAGACCGCTTCGCCCCCGTCCCCGCCGATCCGGCAGGTCTACCTCCCGGCCAGGAGCGACTGGTACTCCTTCAAGGACAATCGAGCCAAGCTCGAGGCTCCGGTGACCGGCGGCATACCCGCCTTCGACTACTTCGCGCCCCTCGACCTGGTGCCGATCTACGTCCGCGCCGGGGCGATCCTGCCGACCCGCGAGCTTGAGCAGTACGTGGGTCAGTTGCCGCAGAACCCGCTGACCCTGAACATCTACCCCGGGCCGGACAGCTCCTACCGCCTCTACCTGGACGACGGGATTACCACCGACGCCGCGGAGAACGAGGTCTTCCGCATCACCGAGGTCAGCCACAAGAGCGTCGCCGGCGGCCAGGAGATTCGCGTCCACCGGCTCAAGGACGGGTTCACGCCTCGCGAGCCCTTTTACTTCATCGCCCTGCCGGGGACTCGCCGTCCGTCGACGGTGTCGGTCGGCGGCGCCGCCCTGCCCGACGTCGGCAGTCCCGAGAACCTCACCGGCTCGGCGGCCGACGCTTACTACTGGAATCCGAGCATCGAGGTCACGTTCATCAAGGTGTTCGACTCTCTGCCCGACGTCACCGTGACGGCCCTCTTCCTGTGA
- a CDS encoding ester cyclase, translating to MSEESNKQVVRDYVAAFNRGDLDALRALFAPDAEIQGVLGAGTMDRAASIWRQLIEGLAINLTIEEMIAEDDHVAVRYTERGTFRGEFLGHPPTGKSYELIAMEWFTLRDGLITRRWGARDAASQARQIGLPLG from the coding sequence ATGTCCGAAGAGTCGAACAAGCAGGTGGTCCGCGATTACGTCGCCGCATTCAACCGGGGCGATCTCGACGCCCTCCGCGCCCTCTTCGCCCCTGACGCGGAGATCCAGGGCGTTCTCGGCGCCGGGACGATGGATCGGGCCGCGTCGATCTGGCGCCAGTTGATCGAGGGGCTGGCCATCAACCTGACCATCGAGGAGATGATCGCCGAGGACGACCATGTCGCCGTCCGCTACACCGAGCGCGGGACGTTCCGCGGCGAGTTCCTCGGCCACCCGCCGACGGGCAAGTCGTATGAACTCATCGCGATGGAATGGTTCACTCTCCGCGACGGCCTCATCACCCGCCGTTGGGGCGCCCGCGACGCCGCCTCCCAGGCCCGGCAGATCGGTTTGCCGTTGGGATAG
- a CDS encoding PVC-type heme-binding CxxCH protein → MPSRRFLLALAATVLASMGADDPKPAPAPTPPAQAPSRMTIPPGFSVKPFAAEPDVVQPIAFTIDPKGRLWVVENYSYPIWLKGPTGKDRILIFEDADGDGQFDSRKVFYEGGTSFTGIELGFGGAWVCATPNLLFIPDRDGDDVPDGAAEVVLDGWDVKAQHNMFNALKWGPDGWLWGCNGILSNSRVAAPGTPDADRTAINTGVWRYHPTRKVFEAVAHGTTNPWGLDFDDHGEAFITNCVIPHLFHVVPGARYDRMFGEDFNANTYQRIHTCADHLHWAGGDWTESREGAGHDKHSQAGGGHAHVGAMIYLGDQWPDAYRDAVYTFNIHGHRVNHDRLERKGSSYVAHHEPDLLRVDDVWFRGLELKYGPDGSVYFTDWADIGECHENDADNAHRENGRIYKMTYGEPKPVKVDLSKQSDEQLVALQSHKNDWYVRTARRLLQERAANGDRMLKTSVIRQDVVTGGPMAKIPVMLREAFHDAADSPRRLRMLWALNAIGALDEDALFGLLTHADESVRGWAVRLLVDNTSVAPGVVAKLTEQAKVDKSPRVRLALTSALQRIPVADRRPLAEVLATAEIDPADPMLPLMTWYGIEPLAASEFDRSAALIPTVKLPMLRNFLARRMVAVDPSKALGALAPVLALDRDDVRSDVLDGVLTALRGRKKVPRPEGWSDLYAGLSAVKSSAVLDKVLLLAVILDEPKAVEALRTVLLQPTSDASRRASALSTLVERRTPGLERDLRSLLDDPSLRAAAIRGLAAYPDPETPKVVLARYPALAAAERENAVATLASRPAWAMALLDAVERGTVPRREVSVPIARQILALNDAPLARRLEAVWGSVRATSADKAALIGKYKSVLGSGESNPSAGRAVFRRTCYNCHKLFDDGGDVGPELTGSDRRNADYILENVLDPSASVAREYTVTNVATADGRLVSGILRSQTDAVLTIQTANERLLIPREDVEEIKTSKLSMMPEGQLEALTPQEIRDLFSYLASPGQVPAPK, encoded by the coding sequence ATGCCCTCGCGACGATTCCTCCTCGCCCTGGCGGCGACCGTTCTGGCGTCGATGGGAGCGGACGACCCGAAGCCGGCCCCTGCCCCGACGCCTCCGGCGCAGGCTCCCTCGCGGATGACGATCCCACCGGGGTTCTCGGTGAAGCCGTTCGCGGCCGAGCCCGACGTCGTCCAGCCGATCGCCTTCACCATCGACCCGAAGGGGAGGCTCTGGGTGGTGGAGAACTACTCGTACCCCATCTGGCTCAAAGGCCCGACGGGCAAGGACCGGATCCTGATCTTCGAGGACGCCGACGGCGACGGCCAGTTCGACTCCCGCAAGGTCTTCTACGAAGGCGGCACGAGCTTCACGGGGATTGAGCTGGGCTTCGGCGGCGCCTGGGTCTGCGCCACGCCCAACCTGCTGTTCATCCCCGACCGTGACGGCGACGACGTCCCCGACGGCGCGGCCGAGGTGGTCCTGGACGGCTGGGACGTGAAGGCCCAGCACAACATGTTCAACGCCCTGAAGTGGGGCCCGGACGGCTGGCTCTGGGGATGCAACGGCATCCTGTCCAACTCGCGCGTCGCCGCTCCGGGGACGCCCGACGCCGACCGCACGGCCATTAACACGGGCGTCTGGCGGTATCACCCCACGCGGAAGGTCTTCGAGGCCGTCGCCCACGGCACGACGAACCCCTGGGGTCTGGACTTCGACGACCACGGCGAGGCGTTCATCACCAACTGCGTGATCCCCCACCTGTTCCACGTCGTCCCCGGGGCCCGCTACGACCGGATGTTCGGCGAGGACTTCAACGCCAACACCTATCAACGCATCCACACCTGCGCCGACCACCTCCACTGGGCGGGCGGCGACTGGACCGAGTCTCGCGAGGGGGCCGGGCACGACAAGCACAGCCAGGCCGGCGGCGGCCATGCGCACGTCGGGGCGATGATCTACCTGGGCGACCAGTGGCCCGACGCCTACCGCGACGCCGTCTACACGTTCAACATCCACGGCCACCGGGTCAACCACGACCGCCTCGAACGCAAGGGGTCCAGCTACGTCGCCCACCATGAGCCCGACCTCCTCCGCGTGGACGACGTCTGGTTCCGCGGCCTGGAGCTGAAGTACGGTCCCGACGGATCCGTCTACTTCACCGACTGGGCCGACATCGGCGAGTGCCACGAGAACGACGCCGACAACGCCCACCGCGAGAACGGCCGCATCTACAAGATGACCTACGGCGAGCCCAAGCCCGTGAAGGTCGACCTGTCGAAGCAGTCCGATGAGCAGCTCGTAGCACTTCAATCCCATAAAAACGACTGGTACGTCCGCACGGCTCGCCGGCTGTTGCAGGAGCGGGCCGCGAACGGCGACCGCATGCTCAAGACCAGCGTCATACGGCAAGATGTGGTAACCGGCGGCCCCATGGCCAAGATCCCCGTCATGTTGAGAGAGGCCTTCCACGACGCGGCCGACTCGCCCCGCCGGCTGCGGATGCTCTGGGCGTTGAACGCGATCGGGGCTCTCGACGAGGACGCCCTGTTCGGCCTGCTGACCCACGCCGACGAGTCGGTCCGCGGCTGGGCCGTCCGGCTGCTGGTGGATAACACGTCCGTCGCGCCGGGCGTCGTGGCGAAGCTGACCGAACAGGCGAAGGTGGATAAGTCTCCCCGAGTCCGGCTGGCGTTGACCTCGGCCTTGCAGCGAATCCCCGTCGCCGACCGCCGGCCGCTGGCCGAGGTTCTGGCCACCGCGGAGATCGACCCGGCCGATCCGATGCTGCCGCTGATGACCTGGTACGGGATCGAGCCCCTGGCCGCGTCCGAGTTCGACCGCTCCGCGGCGCTGATCCCGACCGTCAAGCTGCCGATGCTCCGCAACTTCCTGGCCCGACGCATGGTCGCGGTCGACCCGTCGAAGGCCCTGGGCGCCCTCGCGCCGGTGCTGGCGCTCGACCGCGACGACGTCCGTTCGGACGTGCTCGACGGCGTCCTGACCGCCCTCCGGGGCCGAAAGAAGGTCCCCCGGCCTGAGGGCTGGAGCGACCTCTACGCCGGGCTCTCGGCCGTGAAGTCGTCGGCGGTGCTTGACAAGGTCCTGCTCCTGGCCGTGATCCTGGACGAGCCCAAGGCGGTGGAGGCCCTGCGGACCGTCCTGCTGCAACCGACCTCCGACGCTTCCCGCCGCGCCTCGGCTCTGTCCACGTTGGTCGAGCGTCGGACGCCCGGACTGGAGCGGGACCTCCGCAGCCTGCTGGACGACCCTTCGCTCCGCGCCGCGGCCATCCGCGGCCTGGCAGCGTACCCTGATCCCGAGACGCCGAAGGTCGTTCTGGCCCGCTACCCCGCGCTCGCGGCTGCCGAGCGGGAGAACGCCGTCGCCACCCTGGCCTCGCGGCCGGCCTGGGCGATGGCCCTGCTGGACGCCGTCGAGCGCGGGACCGTCCCGCGCCGGGAGGTGAGCGTCCCGATCGCCCGCCAGATCCTGGCCCTCAACGATGCCCCGCTCGCCCGCCGGCTGGAGGCCGTCTGGGGGAGCGTGCGGGCGACCTCGGCCGACAAGGCGGCGCTCATCGGCAAGTACAAGTCGGTGCTGGGCTCGGGCGAGTCGAACCCCTCCGCCGGCCGCGCGGTGTTCCGTCGCACCTGCTACAACTGCCACAAGCTGTTCGACGACGGCGGCGACGTCGGCCCCGAGCTGACCGGCTCCGACCGCCGCAATGCGGACTACATCCTGGAGAACGTCCTGGACCCCAGCGCCAGCGTGGCCCGCGAGTACACCGTGACCAACGTCGCCACCGCCGACGGCCGCCTGGTCTCGGGCATCCTTCGCAGCCAGACCGACGCCGTCCTCACCATCCAGACGGCCAACGAACGCCTCCTCATCCCCCGCGAGGACGTCGAGGAGATCAAGACCTCCAAGCTCTCCATGATGCCCGAGGGCCAGCTCGAAGCCCTCACCCCCCAGGAGATCCGCGACCTCTTCAGCTACCTCGCCTCCCCCGGCCAGGTCCCCGCGCCGAAGTGA
- a CDS encoding alpha-amylase family glycosyl hydrolase, protein MSFSRRLPRSFARRLLTALAVVTSLVGIANAALAAPLGPSLDATGGVTFRVYSAPATRIEVWIYANPEGEAEKLALPLDNDPTSHVWSKTVSAADLQSAGLSGAVFYGYRAWGPNWPYVASWKKGTADGFVSDVDDKGNRFNPNKLLLDPYAREVSHDARNQLHPNGDLYLSGSAHRADDTGIIAPKGVVLADVAVDVGVHPQRTLKDDLIYEVHLRGLTAQDAGVPAAERGTYAGAARKAAALKDLGVTAVEFLPIYELQNDQNDLTPGSAVGDNYWGYDPDSFFSPDRRYAANKSWGGPTREFKQMVRAFHDAGIKVILDVVYNHTGEGDVDKETGSIASILSWRGLDNATYYELRDDNAPYQDDGRPNRWLRNGYYANNNGVGPNVNTAAPVTRDLVLDSLKYWTEQMGVDGFRFDLAAVLGNSQTHGDFSFDNSSTDGFLKRAVADLPARGLDGSGVDLIAEPYGAKGFGTFQLGQFPFGWTEWDDRFRYPIRQKQNKLGIGGNEVSPAQLITLFAGSSDIFQASGRKPYNGVNYIVAHDGFTLRDLYSFLHKQNNQPFPLGPSAGGADDDRNISWDQGGDPALQRQAARTGLALLLVSAGVPMIVGGDEMYRSQLGNNNPFNLDNDRFYLDYDLQTRFPHHLAYAKAMFQFRRDHAALRRGEFFDGRDHNANGLKDVTWIRDDGQEADGAYLDNTQNHFIAFRLDGTEAADASPSILVAYNAFSADITATLPANLPGNRWHLVVDTSAALENHDNIANPPLRVDASTYKTTSRSVAVFVEKP, encoded by the coding sequence GTGTCCTTCTCAAGACGACTCCCTCGGTCCTTCGCCCGTCGCCTTTTGACGGCTCTGGCCGTCGTCACCTCGCTTGTGGGTATCGCCAACGCCGCGCTCGCTGCTCCGCTCGGGCCCTCGCTCGACGCCACGGGCGGCGTGACCTTCCGGGTCTATTCCGCTCCGGCGACTCGCATCGAAGTCTGGATCTACGCGAACCCCGAGGGGGAAGCGGAGAAACTCGCCCTCCCTCTGGATAACGACCCGACGTCCCACGTCTGGTCGAAGACCGTCTCCGCCGCCGACCTCCAGAGCGCCGGCCTCTCCGGGGCCGTCTTCTACGGCTACCGCGCCTGGGGGCCGAACTGGCCGTACGTCGCGAGTTGGAAGAAGGGGACCGCCGACGGGTTCGTGTCGGACGTCGACGACAAGGGGAACCGCTTCAATCCCAACAAGCTGCTGCTCGACCCCTACGCCCGCGAGGTGAGCCACGACGCCCGCAACCAGTTGCACCCCAACGGCGACCTGTACCTCTCGGGCTCAGCCCATCGCGCCGACGACACCGGCATCATAGCCCCCAAGGGCGTCGTCCTCGCCGACGTCGCCGTCGACGTGGGCGTCCATCCCCAGCGTACGCTCAAGGACGACCTGATCTATGAGGTCCACCTTCGCGGCCTCACGGCCCAGGACGCCGGCGTTCCGGCCGCCGAGCGCGGCACTTACGCGGGCGCGGCACGCAAGGCGGCCGCGCTCAAGGATCTCGGCGTCACGGCCGTCGAGTTCCTCCCGATCTACGAACTCCAGAACGACCAGAACGACCTCACCCCCGGCTCCGCCGTTGGGGACAATTACTGGGGATACGACCCCGACAGCTTCTTCTCGCCAGACCGTCGCTACGCGGCCAACAAGTCCTGGGGAGGACCGACCCGCGAGTTCAAGCAGATGGTCCGCGCCTTCCACGACGCGGGGATCAAGGTCATCCTCGACGTCGTCTACAACCACACCGGCGAGGGGGACGTCGACAAGGAGACCGGCTCCATCGCTTCCATTCTCAGTTGGCGGGGCCTCGACAACGCGACGTACTACGAGCTTCGCGATGACAACGCCCCGTATCAGGACGACGGCCGGCCCAACCGATGGCTTCGCAACGGCTACTACGCGAACAACAACGGCGTGGGGCCGAACGTCAACACCGCCGCCCCGGTCACTCGCGACCTCGTCCTCGATTCCCTGAAATACTGGACCGAGCAGATGGGGGTCGACGGCTTCCGGTTCGATCTGGCCGCTGTGCTCGGGAACAGCCAGACGCACGGCGACTTCAGCTTCGACAACTCTTCGACCGACGGCTTCCTCAAACGCGCCGTCGCCGACCTGCCCGCGCGCGGTCTCGATGGTTCAGGCGTCGATCTGATCGCCGAGCCTTACGGCGCCAAAGGGTTCGGCACCTTCCAACTCGGCCAGTTTCCGTTCGGCTGGACGGAGTGGGACGACCGATTCCGCTACCCGATCCGGCAGAAGCAGAACAAGCTCGGGATCGGCGGCAATGAAGTTTCTCCGGCCCAGCTCATCACCCTGTTCGCCGGCTCGTCCGACATCTTCCAGGCCAGCGGTCGGAAACCCTACAACGGCGTCAATTACATCGTCGCCCACGACGGCTTCACGCTCCGCGATCTCTACAGCTTCCTGCACAAGCAAAACAACCAGCCTTTCCCGCTTGGTCCGTCGGCGGGCGGGGCGGACGACGACCGCAACATCTCGTGGGACCAGGGAGGCGACCCGGCGCTTCAGCGGCAGGCGGCGCGTACCGGCCTGGCCCTCTTGCTTGTTTCGGCCGGCGTCCCGATGATCGTCGGTGGGGACGAGATGTACCGCTCGCAGCTCGGCAACAACAACCCGTTCAACCTCGACAACGACCGGTTCTATCTCGACTACGACCTTCAGACGAGGTTCCCGCATCACCTCGCCTACGCGAAAGCCATGTTCCAGTTCCGTCGCGACCACGCGGCGCTGCGGCGAGGGGAGTTCTTCGACGGTCGGGACCACAACGCCAACGGCCTTAAGGACGTCACCTGGATTCGCGACGACGGTCAGGAGGCCGACGGCGCCTATCTGGACAACACCCAGAACCACTTTATCGCCTTTCGCCTGGATGGGACGGAGGCCGCTGATGCGTCGCCGTCGATCCTCGTCGCCTATAACGCGTTCTCGGCCGACATCACGGCGACGCTCCCCGCCAACCTGCCTGGCAATCGTTGGCACCTCGTCGTCGACACCTCGGCCGCGCTCGAAAACCATGACAATATCGCGAACCCGCCGCTGCGGGTCGACGCGTCGACTTACAAGACGACGTCGCGATCGGTGGCGGTCTTTGTGGAGAAACCCTGA